GCAGAAATTACTTATAAAAATTTACCCACAATAACCACTAGTAAAATAAGAGTACAACAGATTTTTCAAAACCTAATTGGTAATGCCCTTAAATACAGAAAGCCTAATGAAGTCCCTATTATCAGAATAGAGGCAAGTCAATCGTCTACCCACTGGAAATTTGCGGTAAATGATAATGGTATTGGTATTGATTCAGAATACTTTGACACTATCTTTGCTATATTCCAGCGGCTACATACTCGGGAAGAATATTCGGGAACGGGTATTGGACTTGCAATCGTCAAAAAAATAGTCGAATTATTAGGCGGTAAGATTTGGATAGAATCTCAGGAAAACCTTGGGAGTACTTTTTATTTTACACTTAAAAAATTACCATGAAAACAAAACACATCTTATTAGTTGAAGATAATGACGGGGATATTCTTCTTACCAAAGAAGCCTTTGAGAACTCTGTATTGATTCGCAAAATCAGTGTAGTTAAAAATGGCAAAGATGCCATTGACTTTTTGAGTCAAATCGGTTCGTTCCTCCATGCAGAGCTTCCCGACTTTGTTTTACTGGATATTAATTTACCCAAAAAAAATGGACATGAGGTACTAAAACATATCAAAACCAACCCCAAAACTAGGCATATTCCCGTAACCATTTTTAC
The Flectobacillus major DSM 103 DNA segment above includes these coding regions:
- a CDS encoding response regulator is translated as MKTKHILLVEDNDGDILLTKEAFENSVLIRKISVVKNGKDAIDFLSQIGSFLHAELPDFVLLDINLPKKNGHEVLKHIKTNPKTRHIPVTIFTTSSTPKDINLAYELHANCYVTKPIDVKSFQDTLTQIELFWFNLVQLPFPTQHHDYR